Sequence from the Nitrosopumilus maritimus SCM1 genome:
TTTCTTCCAGTTCTACCTCGTCTTTGAATAAATCTAACAGAGCTAGGAACATTATCATAAAAGATAACTTGGTTTACTTCAGCAATATCCAACCCTTCTTCACCAACACGAGTTGCAATTAAAACATCAAAGATACCATCACGAAACTTTTGTACAATTTCAATTTGCTTTTTTTGTTTTAGGCCGGTTTCACCTGCTTTACCAATCAGAATTCCCGCAGAAACTCCAAGTTCAGTCAATTTACTATGAATTAAATCAACAGAATCACGATAGCTTGTAAAAATCAAAGCCTTTCCAGGTACAGATTCTATGATATCTTTTAGTTTAGGAATCTTAGAATGTTCAATTCCCCTAGATTGAGCTTCTTTTGCAAGATGTACTGCACGAGTAAAATTTGGGTCAACCTCAAAGAGTTCCTTTACTCCTGCACCTTTTTTTGCCTTGGCACGCTCACAGAACTTCAAAAACGGCGTAATTCCATGTGCCTCTAAGATGTTTAGTGCATAGTGAATTCTAATTGCAGTGAATAGTGGTTTTGCAGAACGTCTATTCTGATTTAATACAAATTGTCTAATTCTTAATAGAGCAGAAAGTGATTGTTGTTCAGCTAGTTTGATTCCATTATCACGTAATGTTTGATATCTTTGATCAAGGGCTAATTTCAATAATGTTTGAATTGTTTTTAGTTCTGGTGGGAGTTCAACATTTATCCATTCAGTGTTGGTCTCCTGAGTATATGGTTTGACATCAGGACTATTTTCTGTTCTTTCAGCAACACTTGCAATTTTTAATTTAGTTAAAATTTCAGTTGCCTTGTCTTTTTCACTAGGCAATGTTGCAGTCATTCCAACAATTCTTCCATCAGAATTAACAAAACGTTCTGCGATTCCAGAATATGCATAATCTCCAACTGTTCTATGTACTTCATCAAATATTATGAGATTAAATTGGTTAGACGAAACAATTCCCCTATCCAAATCATTTTTTGCAATTTCAGGAGTGGCGCAAATTACACTGTTATTCCAAAGTTTGGTTCTTTTTTGAATAGTATCCTCACCAGTTATTAGAGAAATGTCATCTAATGTTAGATTCTCTTTTAGAAATTCATAATGTTGGTTTACAAGTACTCTTGTAGGTGCTAAAAACAATGCACCGCCAGTACCTTTGGAGAGATATTCCGCAATAACTTGTAATGCAATTGCAGTTTTTCCAAGACCAGTTGGCAAAACTACAATACAATTTTCAGA
This genomic interval carries:
- a CDS encoding DEAD/DEAH box helicase translates to MTEFIEKRYVKKDSIEKRDYQVNLANQAISENCIVVLPTGLGKTAIALQVIAEYLSKGTGGALFLAPTRVLVNQHYEFLKENLTLDDISLITGEDTIQKRTKLWNNSVICATPEIAKNDLDRGIVSSNQFNLIIFDEVHRTVGDYAYSGIAERFVNSDGRIVGMTATLPSEKDKATEILTKLKIASVAERTENSPDVKPYTQETNTEWINVELPPELKTIQTLLKLALDQRYQTLRDNGIKLAEQQSLSALLRIRQFVLNQNRRSAKPLFTAIRIHYALNILEAHGITPFLKFCERAKAKKGAGVKELFEVDPNFTRAVHLAKEAQSRGIEHSKIPKLKDIIESVPGKALIFTSYRDSVDLIHSKLTELGVSAGILIGKAGETGLKQKKQIEIVQKFRDGIFDVLIATRVGEEGLDIAEVNQVIFYDNVPSSVRFIQRRGRTGRKDTGKLVVLIAKNTIDETYYWIGKRKMSASKAMGDKMTKVLEKNQEVVSKKTGLDAFI